One Nostocoides sp. HKS02 genomic window carries:
- a CDS encoding DUF3054 domain-containing protein, with product MRRVLPSFLVDAGFVLLFALIGRASHVEGVTVLGVLDTAWPFLVGLVLGWAAAWLVRRDWPVEVVHATPIWLLTVAAGLALRVVSGGGGAPLSFALVAAVVLGAFLLGWRALVATLRFATDGLRTWAERQARQRTRR from the coding sequence ATGAGGCGGGTCCTCCCGTCGTTCCTCGTGGACGCGGGTTTCGTGCTGCTCTTCGCCCTGATCGGCCGCGCCAGCCACGTCGAGGGCGTGACGGTGCTGGGCGTCCTCGACACGGCGTGGCCGTTCCTCGTGGGCCTCGTCCTGGGCTGGGCCGCAGCGTGGCTCGTGCGCCGGGACTGGCCGGTCGAGGTCGTGCACGCCACGCCGATCTGGCTGCTCACGGTGGCAGCCGGTCTGGCGCTGCGAGTGGTCTCGGGCGGCGGCGGCGCGCCGCTGTCGTTCGCCCTCGTCGCGGCCGTGGTGCTCGGCGCATTCCTGCTCGGGTGGCGGGCCCTCGTCGCGACCCTGCGGTTCGCGACCGACGGACTCCGAACCTGGGCCGAGCGCCAGGCACGCCAGCGCACGCGCCGCTGA
- the arc gene encoding proteasome ATPase — protein sequence MTDHRNPADRSEDRRQAELLAEEVAALRQRLADAPARSRELETRLLQLQSNLATISSQNERLVRTLKEAREQIVTLKSEVDRLAQPPAAYGIILESYDDATVDILTGGRKMHVAVSPAVDPSELSSGREVRLNEAMNVVAACGYERVGEVVMIKEMLGDDRILIVAHADEERVVRMAESLEGEPIRVGDALMLEPRSGFVYERIPKAEVAELVLEEVPDIDYEDIGGLASQIEAIRDAVELPYLHPDLYLEHKLKPPKGVLLYGPPGCGKTLIAKAVASSLAKKVAEKEGKPVGKSFFLNIKGPELLNKYVGETERHIRLIFQRAREKASDGTPVVVFFDEMDSLFRTRGSGVSSDVETTIVPQLLSEIDGVERLENVIVIGASNREDMIDPAILRPGRLDVKIKIERPDAESARDIFSKYLIADLPLHEHDLAEHGGSPQATVDAMITAAVERMYSEIEENRFLEVTYANGDKEVLYFKDFNSGAMIQNIVDRAKKMAIKDFLTAGQRGIRVDHLLASCVDEFKENEDLPNTTNPDDWARISGKKGERIVYIRTLITGKSGTEPGRSIDNVANTGQYL from the coding sequence ATGACCGACCACCGCAACCCCGCAGATCGCTCCGAGGACCGCCGTCAGGCTGAGCTCCTCGCCGAGGAAGTGGCGGCCCTGCGCCAGCGGTTGGCCGACGCTCCCGCCCGCTCCCGCGAGCTCGAGACCAGACTCCTGCAGCTGCAGTCCAACCTGGCCACCATCTCCTCCCAGAACGAGCGGCTGGTGCGCACCCTCAAGGAGGCGCGCGAGCAGATCGTCACGCTCAAGTCCGAGGTGGACCGCCTGGCGCAGCCGCCGGCGGCATACGGCATCATCCTCGAGTCCTACGACGACGCGACGGTCGACATCCTCACCGGTGGGCGCAAGATGCACGTGGCAGTCAGCCCCGCCGTCGATCCCTCGGAGCTGTCCAGCGGCCGGGAGGTGCGCCTCAACGAGGCGATGAACGTCGTGGCCGCCTGCGGGTACGAGCGGGTCGGCGAGGTCGTCATGATCAAGGAGATGCTCGGCGACGACCGCATCCTCATCGTCGCCCACGCCGACGAGGAGCGCGTGGTCCGGATGGCCGAGTCGCTCGAGGGCGAGCCGATCCGGGTCGGCGACGCGCTCATGCTCGAGCCCAGGTCCGGGTTCGTCTACGAGCGCATCCCCAAGGCCGAGGTCGCCGAGCTTGTCCTCGAGGAGGTGCCTGACATCGACTACGAGGACATCGGTGGCCTCGCCAGCCAGATCGAGGCGATCCGCGATGCCGTCGAGCTGCCGTACCTGCACCCCGACCTCTACCTCGAGCACAAGCTCAAGCCGCCGAAGGGCGTCCTGCTGTACGGCCCGCCCGGGTGCGGCAAGACCCTCATCGCCAAGGCCGTGGCCTCCTCGCTGGCGAAGAAGGTCGCCGAGAAGGAGGGCAAGCCGGTCGGGAAGTCGTTCTTCCTCAACATCAAGGGCCCCGAGCTGCTCAACAAGTACGTCGGCGAGACCGAGCGACACATCCGGCTGATCTTCCAGCGGGCCCGCGAGAAGGCCTCCGACGGCACGCCGGTCGTGGTGTTCTTCGACGAGATGGACAGCCTGTTCCGCACCCGCGGGTCGGGTGTCTCCTCGGACGTCGAGACGACCATCGTCCCGCAGCTGCTGTCCGAGATCGACGGCGTCGAGCGGCTCGAGAACGTCATCGTCATCGGGGCGTCGAACCGCGAGGACATGATCGACCCCGCGATCCTGCGCCCGGGGCGACTCGATGTGAAGATCAAGATCGAGCGGCCCGACGCAGAGAGCGCCCGCGACATCTTCAGCAAGTACCTCATCGCCGACCTGCCGCTGCACGAGCACGACCTCGCCGAGCACGGCGGCTCGCCCCAGGCCACGGTCGACGCGATGATCACCGCCGCGGTCGAGCGGATGTACTCCGAGATCGAGGAGAACCGCTTCCTCGAGGTCACCTATGCCAACGGCGACAAGGAGGTCCTCTACTTCAAGGACTTCAACTCGGGCGCGATGATCCAGAACATCGTCGACCGCGCCAAGAAGATGGCCATCAAGGACTTCCTGACCGCCGGCCAGCGCGGGATCCGGGTGGACCACCTGCTGGCGAGCTGTGTCGACGAGTTCAAGGAGAACGAGGACCTGCCGAACACCACCAACCCCGACGACTGGGCGCGCATCTCCGGCAAGAAGGGCGAGCGGATCGTCTACATCCGCACCCTCATCACCGGCAAGAGCGGCACCGAGCCGGGTCGCTCGATCGACAACGTCGCGAACACGGGCCAGTACCTGTGA
- a CDS encoding sterol desaturase family protein, with protein MESLLREPTLLAVPFFVLFIGLELLSLRLLDDGEESAGALMGYERRDARASLSMGVGSVVVNVVVRAAALVAYTALYAVTPLRLDPHRWWTWVVALLLVDLLWYSYHRSSHRIRVLWAMHQAHHSSVHFNYTTALRQKWNPWGELLFWVPLPLLGLPPWMIFFVFSLNLVYQFWVHTETIPKLWRPVELVFNTPSHHRVHHASEPRYLDKNYAGILIVWDRLFGTFCEEQERPTYGLTHPVTTFNPFRLQYGELALMVRQVRSARRWRDRLGYLFAPPGWSPEA; from the coding sequence ATGGAGTCCCTGCTGCGCGAGCCGACTCTCCTCGCCGTGCCCTTCTTCGTGCTGTTCATCGGCTTGGAGCTGCTGTCCCTGCGGCTGCTCGACGATGGTGAGGAGTCGGCCGGCGCGCTGATGGGCTACGAACGCAGGGACGCTCGGGCGAGCCTGTCGATGGGCGTGGGGTCGGTGGTCGTCAACGTCGTGGTCCGCGCCGCGGCGCTGGTGGCCTACACGGCGTTGTATGCCGTGACGCCACTGCGCCTCGACCCGCACCGGTGGTGGACCTGGGTCGTCGCCCTGCTGCTGGTCGACCTGCTGTGGTACTCCTACCACCGGTCGAGCCACCGGATCCGGGTGCTCTGGGCGATGCACCAGGCCCACCACAGCAGCGTCCACTTCAACTACACGACTGCCTTGCGGCAGAAGTGGAACCCCTGGGGCGAGCTGCTGTTCTGGGTGCCGCTGCCGCTGCTGGGGCTGCCGCCGTGGATGATCTTCTTCGTCTTCTCCCTCAACTTGGTCTACCAGTTCTGGGTGCACACCGAGACCATCCCCAAGCTGTGGCGACCGGTCGAGCTCGTGTTCAACACCCCCTCGCACCACCGTGTCCACCACGCGAGCGAGCCGCGGTACCTCGACAAGAACTACGCCGGCATCCTCATCGTCTGGGACCGCCTGTTCGGGACCTTCTGTGAGGAGCAGGAACGCCCGACGTACGGCCTGACGCATCCGGTGACGACCTTCAACCCGTTCCGGCTGCAGTACGGCGAGCTGGCCCTCATGGTGCGCCAGGTCAGGTCGGCGCGTCGGTGGCGCGACCGGCTCGGGTACCTGTTCGCACCGCCCGGCTGGTCGCCCGAGGCCTGA
- a CDS encoding ubiquitin-like protein Pup — MPSQEQSRPQRREDAPDEAPEPTPASPEASARKENLDSDIDSVLDEIDGVLESNAEEFVRGFVQKGGQ; from the coding sequence ATGCCGAGCCAAGAGCAGAGCCGACCGCAGCGACGCGAGGACGCGCCCGACGAGGCCCCCGAGCCGACTCCGGCGTCGCCAGAGGCCAGTGCGCGCAAGGAGAACCTCGACTCCGACATCGACAGCGTGCTCGACGAGATCGACGGCGTGCTCGAGTCCAACGCCGAGGAGTTCGTGCGCGGCTTCGTCCAGAAGGGCGGCCAGTGA
- a CDS encoding tRNA (adenine-N1)-methyltransferase: MSLAPDQPSSPPVGADLRRGPFGVGERVQLTDPKGRLHTITLEVGREFHTHRGRLAHDDLIGAPDGSVVRNTAGIEYLALRPLLSDYVMSMPRGAAVVYPKDAGQIVTMADVFPGARIVEAGVGSGALSMSLLRAVGEQGHVHSFERREDFAEIAKGNARAFFGQDHPAWQVTVGDLVEALPRTVEPASVDRVVLDMLAPWECLDAVADALLPGGVLICYVATATQLSRVAEAMRDHGGYTEPEAWESLVRGWHLEGLAVRPQHRMHGHTGFLITTRRLAPGVTPPLRKRRPAKGAYTEDGEVSADSTSFGQESDFSAEGIGERVPSDKKIRRVRRTVTQTSMTSE, encoded by the coding sequence ATGAGTCTCGCCCCCGACCAGCCGTCCTCGCCCCCCGTCGGCGCCGACCTGCGGCGTGGGCCGTTCGGCGTCGGGGAGCGCGTCCAGCTGACCGACCCGAAGGGTCGGCTGCACACCATCACCCTCGAGGTCGGACGCGAGTTCCACACCCACCGCGGCAGGCTCGCCCACGACGACCTCATCGGTGCTCCGGACGGCTCCGTGGTCCGCAACACCGCCGGCATCGAGTACCTCGCCCTCCGGCCGCTGCTGTCGGACTACGTCATGTCCATGCCCCGCGGTGCCGCCGTCGTCTACCCCAAGGATGCCGGGCAGATCGTCACGATGGCAGACGTCTTCCCGGGCGCGCGGATCGTCGAGGCCGGCGTCGGTTCGGGGGCCTTGTCGATGAGCCTGCTGCGGGCCGTCGGTGAGCAGGGGCACGTGCATTCCTTCGAGCGACGCGAGGACTTCGCCGAGATCGCGAAGGGCAACGCCAGGGCGTTCTTCGGCCAGGACCATCCCGCCTGGCAGGTCACCGTCGGCGATCTGGTCGAGGCGCTGCCGCGCACCGTCGAGCCGGCGTCCGTCGACCGCGTCGTCCTCGACATGCTCGCGCCCTGGGAGTGCCTCGACGCCGTCGCCGACGCCTTGCTGCCCGGCGGCGTGCTGATCTGCTACGTCGCGACGGCGACCCAGCTCTCGCGCGTCGCCGAGGCCATGCGTGACCACGGCGGCTACACCGAGCCAGAGGCGTGGGAGTCGCTGGTGCGCGGCTGGCACCTCGAGGGGCTTGCCGTCCGCCCCCAGCACCGGATGCACGGCCACACCGGCTTCCTCATCACCACGCGCCGACTCGCGCCCGGGGTCACACCGCCGCTGCGCAAGCGGCGCCCGGCGAAGGGCGCCTACACCGAGGACGGCGAGGTCAGCGCCGACAGCACCAGCTTCGGCCAGGAGAGCGACTTCTCAGCCGAAGGCATCGGGGAACGTGTCCCTTCGGACAAGAAGATCCGACGCGTTCGCCGTACTGTGACTCAAACCTCCATGACCTCGGAGTAG
- a CDS encoding ribose-phosphate pyrophosphokinase — protein sequence MREIVVFSGSAHRALAARICQSLGVDLAPAEIKRFSNDCLQAQLLANCRQRDVYIVQPLVPPTQEHLMELLLMIDAARGASAAQITAVIPHYAYARSDKKDASRISLGGRLVADMLVAAGAHRVLTMTLHAPQVHGFFSVPVDHLTAIGVLADHFRDGDLTDSVVVSPDLGNAKTATQFARLLGLPVAAGSKQRLADDRVIIDSIVGEVTGRRAIILDDEIATGGSIVELLDRLADLGCTSADVACTHGLFAGKAVERLRDHPMIGQVVTTDTVPSPARWPELRVRSVAQLFAEAIQRIHVGESVSSLFDGVDPTHAQPQATLFDKVRG from the coding sequence GTGCGGGAGATCGTCGTCTTCTCCGGAAGCGCGCACCGTGCCCTCGCGGCGCGCATCTGCCAGTCCCTGGGCGTCGACCTGGCGCCAGCCGAGATCAAGCGCTTCAGCAACGACTGCCTCCAGGCGCAGCTGCTCGCGAACTGTCGCCAGCGGGACGTCTACATCGTGCAGCCGCTGGTGCCACCCACCCAGGAGCACCTGATGGAGCTGCTCCTCATGATCGACGCCGCCCGAGGAGCTTCGGCCGCCCAGATCACCGCGGTGATCCCGCACTACGCCTACGCGCGCTCCGACAAGAAGGACGCCTCGCGCATCTCGCTCGGTGGCCGGCTCGTCGCGGACATGCTCGTCGCGGCCGGCGCGCACCGGGTGCTGACCATGACCTTGCACGCCCCTCAGGTGCACGGATTCTTCTCCGTACCGGTCGACCACCTCACCGCCATCGGGGTCCTGGCCGACCACTTCCGGGACGGCGACCTCACCGACAGCGTCGTGGTCTCCCCCGACCTCGGCAACGCGAAGACGGCCACCCAGTTCGCTCGCCTGCTCGGCCTGCCCGTGGCGGCGGGGTCCAAGCAGCGGCTGGCCGACGACCGCGTCATCATCGACTCGATCGTCGGCGAGGTGACCGGCCGACGCGCGATCATCCTCGACGACGAGATCGCCACGGGCGGGTCCATCGTCGAGCTGCTCGACCGGCTGGCCGACCTCGGCTGCACGAGCGCCGACGTCGCCTGCACGCATGGCCTGTTCGCCGGCAAGGCCGTCGAGCGACTGCGCGACCACCCCATGATCGGACAGGTCGTCACGACCGACACCGTGCCGTCGCCGGCTCGCTGGCCCGAGCTGCGGGTGCGGTCGGTGGCTCAGCTGTTTGCCGAGGCGATCCAGCGCATCCATGTCGGCGAGTCCGTGAGCAGCCTCTTCGACGGGGTCGACCCCACGCACGCCCAGCCCCAGGCGACGTTGTTCGACAAGGTGCGTGGATGA
- the metH gene encoding methionine synthase, with translation MDGAMGTMIQREGLGEQDYRGDRFADWESDLKGNNDLLSLTQPEIIRGIHVAYLEAGADLVETNTFNAQRISLADYGMQDLAYELNVAAARLARDAADAMTARTPDRPRWVLGALGPTNRTASISPDVNDPGTRNVTFDELVEAYLEQARGLVDGGADVLIIETIFDTLNAKAAIFAVETLFEEHERRWPVIISGTITDASGRTLSGQVTEAFWNSVRHAKPIAVGLNCALGAAEMRPYVAELARVADTFVSCYPNAGLPNAFGEYDELPDQMAEVVGEFAQAGLVNLLGGCCGTTPEHIAAIAKAADGQPPRVPAEVQPALRLSGLEPLTVTEESLFVNVGERTNITGSARFRKLIQAEDYPTALNVARQQVEAGAQVIDINMDEGMIDGVAAMDRFVKLVASEPDISRVPLMVDSSKWEVIEAGLKCVQGKPIVNSISMKEGVEPFVEHARLCRKYGAAVVVMAFDEDGQADSLERRKVICQRAYDILTTEVGFPAEDIIFDPNVFAVATGIEEHAAYGTDFIEATRWIKENLPGALVSGGVSNVSFSFRGNNPVREAIHAVFLFHAIKAGMDMGIVNAGALVVYDQVDADLRERIEDVILNRRADSTERLLEVADAFNTGDTKQEAIAEEWRSLPVGERITYALVKGMDEHAESDTEELRQEISARGGRPIEVIEGPLMDGMNVVGDLFGSGKMFLPQVVKSARVMKKAVAYLIPFIEAEKTEAEVAENRAKGKIVMATVKGDVHDIGKNIVGVVLQCNNYDVVDLGVMVPAQKIIDAAIAEKADVIGLSGLITPSLDEMVNFAAEMERQGLEIPLLIGGATTSRAHTAVKVDQKYHGPVVWVKDASRSVPVVAQLLSDEQRPALLESVTKDYDALRARHAAKSTERPLVSIEQARERRTPIDWSGYRPPVPHLVAQQEKELLRRQSGVPNRSVTQFVRTFRDYSIEELRRYIDWGPFFLAWEMKGRFPDILHNPATGETATKLFEDANHMLDRVIEEKWLRANGVIGLFPANSVGDDIEVYTDESRERVATTLHTLRQQGQHRAGVPNRAMSDFVAPRESGLADHIGAFAVTAGLGAQDKITEFKAAMDDYSAILLEALADRLAEAFAERMHERVRHEFWGYAPDEHLRNDDLIAEKYTGIRPAPGYPACPDHTEKQLLWDLLEVEKNANMELTESMAMWPGAAVSGWYFSHPQSQYFVVGRLGRDQVEEYAERKGWTLAEAERWLAPNLGYQPEE, from the coding sequence ATGGACGGCGCGATGGGCACGATGATCCAACGCGAGGGGCTCGGCGAGCAGGACTACCGCGGAGACCGCTTCGCCGACTGGGAGAGCGACCTCAAGGGAAACAACGACCTGCTGTCGCTCACCCAGCCCGAGATCATCCGTGGCATCCACGTGGCCTACCTCGAGGCGGGCGCGGACCTGGTCGAGACCAACACCTTCAACGCCCAGCGGATCTCCCTGGCGGACTACGGGATGCAGGACCTCGCCTACGAGCTGAACGTGGCCGCCGCCCGGCTGGCGCGCGACGCGGCCGACGCGATGACCGCACGTACGCCGGATCGACCGCGGTGGGTGCTCGGCGCGCTCGGCCCGACCAACCGCACCGCCTCCATCTCCCCCGACGTCAACGACCCAGGCACGCGCAACGTCACCTTCGACGAGCTCGTCGAGGCCTACCTCGAGCAGGCCCGCGGTCTGGTTGACGGTGGCGCCGACGTGCTCATCATCGAGACGATCTTCGACACGCTCAACGCGAAGGCCGCCATCTTCGCGGTCGAGACGCTGTTCGAGGAACACGAGCGGCGCTGGCCGGTCATCATCTCGGGCACCATCACGGACGCCTCCGGACGGACCCTGTCCGGTCAGGTCACCGAGGCCTTCTGGAACTCGGTGCGGCACGCCAAGCCGATCGCGGTCGGGCTGAACTGCGCGCTGGGTGCCGCCGAGATGAGGCCCTACGTCGCTGAGCTCGCGAGGGTGGCCGACACGTTCGTCTCCTGCTACCCCAACGCCGGGCTGCCCAACGCGTTCGGCGAGTACGACGAGCTCCCCGACCAGATGGCCGAGGTCGTCGGCGAGTTCGCCCAGGCCGGGCTGGTGAACCTCCTCGGGGGCTGCTGCGGAACGACCCCCGAACACATCGCCGCCATCGCCAAGGCGGCCGACGGCCAGCCGCCTCGGGTCCCCGCCGAGGTGCAGCCGGCGCTGCGGCTGTCGGGCCTTGAGCCGCTGACGGTCACCGAGGAGTCCCTGTTCGTCAACGTCGGCGAGCGGACCAACATCACTGGGTCAGCGCGGTTCCGCAAGCTGATCCAGGCGGAGGACTACCCCACCGCGCTCAACGTCGCGCGTCAGCAGGTCGAGGCGGGCGCCCAGGTCATCGACATCAACATGGACGAGGGGATGATCGACGGCGTCGCGGCGATGGACCGCTTCGTCAAGCTCGTCGCGAGCGAGCCCGACATCTCGCGGGTGCCGCTGATGGTCGACTCCTCCAAGTGGGAGGTCATCGAGGCCGGGCTCAAGTGCGTGCAGGGCAAGCCGATCGTCAACTCGATCTCCATGAAGGAGGGCGTCGAGCCCTTCGTCGAGCACGCCAGGCTGTGTCGCAAGTACGGTGCGGCGGTGGTGGTCATGGCCTTCGACGAGGACGGCCAGGCCGACTCGCTCGAGCGCCGCAAGGTCATCTGCCAGCGGGCCTACGACATCCTCACCACCGAGGTCGGCTTCCCCGCCGAGGACATCATCTTCGACCCGAACGTCTTCGCGGTGGCCACGGGCATCGAGGAGCACGCGGCATACGGCACGGACTTCATCGAGGCCACGCGGTGGATCAAGGAGAACCTGCCCGGCGCGCTCGTCTCCGGCGGAGTCTCCAACGTCTCGTTCTCCTTCCGAGGCAACAACCCCGTGCGCGAGGCGATCCACGCCGTGTTCCTGTTCCACGCCATCAAGGCCGGCATGGACATGGGCATCGTCAACGCCGGAGCCCTCGTGGTCTACGACCAGGTCGACGCCGACCTGCGCGAGCGGATCGAGGACGTCATCCTCAACCGCCGCGCCGACTCCACCGAGCGGCTGCTCGAGGTTGCCGACGCGTTCAACACCGGTGACACCAAGCAGGAGGCGATCGCCGAGGAGTGGCGCTCGTTGCCGGTCGGCGAGCGGATCACGTACGCCCTGGTCAAGGGAATGGACGAGCACGCCGAGTCCGACACCGAAGAGCTCCGCCAGGAGATCTCGGCCCGGGGCGGCCGCCCGATCGAGGTCATCGAGGGCCCCCTCATGGACGGCATGAACGTCGTCGGCGACCTGTTCGGCAGCGGCAAGATGTTCCTGCCCCAGGTCGTGAAGTCGGCGCGGGTCATGAAGAAGGCCGTCGCCTACCTCATCCCGTTCATCGAGGCCGAGAAGACCGAGGCCGAGGTCGCGGAGAACCGAGCCAAGGGCAAGATCGTCATGGCGACGGTCAAGGGCGACGTCCACGACATCGGCAAGAACATCGTCGGTGTCGTCCTGCAGTGCAACAACTACGACGTCGTCGACCTCGGCGTCATGGTGCCGGCGCAGAAGATCATCGACGCGGCGATCGCCGAGAAGGCCGACGTCATCGGGCTGTCCGGCCTGATCACGCCCAGCCTCGACGAGATGGTCAACTTCGCCGCCGAGATGGAGCGCCAGGGCCTGGAGATCCCGCTGCTCATCGGCGGCGCCACGACCAGCCGCGCGCACACCGCCGTCAAGGTCGACCAGAAGTACCACGGCCCCGTGGTGTGGGTGAAGGACGCCTCGCGGTCGGTGCCGGTGGTCGCCCAGCTGCTCTCCGACGAGCAGCGCCCGGCCCTGCTGGAGAGCGTCACCAAGGACTACGACGCCCTGCGGGCACGGCACGCCGCCAAGTCGACCGAGCGACCCCTCGTCTCGATCGAACAGGCTCGCGAGCGGCGCACCCCCATCGACTGGTCCGGCTACCGCCCGCCCGTGCCCCACCTGGTGGCCCAGCAGGAGAAGGAGCTGCTGCGGCGCCAGTCCGGCGTGCCCAACCGCTCGGTGACCCAGTTCGTCCGGACCTTCAGGGACTACTCGATCGAGGAGCTGCGGCGCTACATCGACTGGGGCCCGTTCTTCCTCGCCTGGGAGATGAAGGGCCGCTTCCCGGACATCCTGCACAACCCCGCCACCGGCGAGACCGCGACCAAGCTCTTCGAGGACGCGAACCACATGCTCGACCGCGTCATCGAGGAGAAGTGGCTGCGCGCCAACGGCGTGATCGGCCTCTTCCCGGCGAACTCCGTCGGCGACGACATCGAGGTCTACACCGACGAGTCCCGCGAGCGGGTTGCCACCACGCTGCACACGCTGCGACAGCAGGGGCAGCACCGCGCGGGCGTGCCGAACCGGGCGATGTCCGACTTCGTGGCCCCCCGCGAGAGCGGGCTGGCCGACCACATCGGCGCCTTCGCCGTCACCGCGGGGCTCGGCGCGCAGGACAAGATCACCGAGTTCAAGGCCGCCATGGACGACTACAGCGCGATCCTGCTCGAGGCGCTGGCCGACCGCCTCGCCGAGGCCTTCGCCGAGCGCATGCACGAGCGCGTGCGGCACGAGTTCTGGGGCTACGCGCCGGACGAGCACCTGCGCAACGACGACCTGATCGCCGAGAAGTACACCGGTATCCGGCCCGCGCCCGGCTACCCCGCCTGCCCGGACCACACCGAGAAGCAGCTGCTCTGGGACCTGCTCGAGGTCGAGAAGAACGCCAACATGGAGCTCACCGAGTCGATGGCCATGTGGCCGGGCGCGGCGGTGTCCGGCTGGTACTTCTCCCACCCGCAGTCCCAGTACTTCGTCGTGGGGCGACTGGGGCGCGACCAGGTCGAGGAGTATGCCGAGCGCAAGGGGTGGACGCTGGCCGAGGCCGAGCGCTGGCTCGCGCCGAACCTCGGCTACCAGCCGGAGGAGTGA
- a CDS encoding site-2 protease family protein, producing the protein MTTAGAPQDDGGHGVRIGRVAGIPVFLAPSWFVIAVVIVAVVSGPVLSTRPAYGIGLGVAQALLLLVSVLVHEGAHALTARAFGMPVIRIVATLWGGHTSFEPGRSTPGRMAVVAAAGPAANAVLAGIGFALLPAVDPAFGSDVVAHLLEGLVIINGSLAVLNILPGMPLDGGQVVECLVWKVTGDRNRGAVVAGWCGRVVAALVVLWFLGRPLLRGESLGLSSLWVLVIGSVLWSGATESIRRGQALSLIGRFRVADVMERAVPMPPGTPVAVALSQPDAVVTVDEHGVPCLVFPSARDGRPEGIDPQAPLLSAVSRIPAENVVEVPPDADLMAVVAAMQATSFPTVVVTSQGRPYGIAHSRLVNEVLSRN; encoded by the coding sequence ATGACCACCGCTGGCGCGCCCCAGGACGACGGCGGACACGGCGTGCGGATCGGGCGGGTGGCCGGGATTCCGGTCTTCCTCGCGCCGAGCTGGTTCGTCATCGCGGTGGTGATCGTCGCGGTGGTGAGCGGCCCCGTGCTCTCGACGCGACCGGCATACGGCATCGGTCTAGGGGTCGCCCAGGCGCTCCTGCTGCTCGTGAGCGTGCTCGTGCACGAAGGCGCCCACGCGCTCACGGCCAGGGCTTTCGGCATGCCGGTCATCCGGATCGTCGCCACGCTCTGGGGCGGCCACACCTCGTTCGAGCCCGGGCGGTCCACACCGGGCCGGATGGCGGTCGTGGCGGCGGCCGGACCTGCGGCGAACGCCGTGCTCGCGGGCATCGGGTTCGCCTTGCTGCCGGCGGTCGACCCCGCGTTCGGCTCGGACGTCGTCGCTCACCTGCTCGAGGGGCTCGTCATCATCAACGGCTCGCTGGCGGTGCTCAACATCCTGCCCGGTATGCCGCTCGACGGCGGCCAAGTGGTGGAGTGCCTGGTGTGGAAGGTCACGGGCGACCGCAACCGGGGTGCCGTCGTCGCGGGCTGGTGCGGTCGCGTCGTCGCCGCGCTGGTGGTCCTGTGGTTCCTCGGGCGCCCGCTGCTCCGCGGCGAGAGCCTGGGCCTGAGCAGCCTCTGGGTCCTGGTCATCGGTTCGGTCCTGTGGTCCGGCGCCACCGAGTCGATCCGTCGGGGTCAGGCGCTGTCGCTCATCGGGCGGTTCCGCGTCGCTGACGTCATGGAGCGCGCGGTGCCGATGCCCCCGGGCACCCCGGTCGCCGTGGCGCTGTCGCAGCCCGACGCGGTCGTCACCGTCGACGAGCACGGCGTGCCATGCCTCGTCTTCCCGTCGGCCAGGGACGGTCGCCCCGAGGGCATCGACCCGCAGGCACCCCTGCTGTCCGCCGTGAGCAGGATCCCGGCCGAGAACGTCGTCGAGGTGCCGCCGGACGCCGACCTCATGGCCGTGGTGGCCGCCATGCAGGCCACCTCCTTTCCGACGGTGGTCGTGACCTCGCAGGGTCGCCCCTACGGGATCGCCCACTCCCGGCTGGTCAACGAGGTGCTGAGCCGCAACTAG